The DNA sequence CCCCCAGCCGATCAGTAGAGATCGAGCGCGTGGAGGATCTCCTTCACGAGCACGTTCTCGGGGTGGTCCTGGTTCAGGCGCTTGAGCTCGGCGAGCGCGGGCTTGGCGGCTGCGCTGGTCGGGCCGGATTTCAGGAGCGAGCAGCGCAGGCGCTCGGCCGCGAGGTCGATCTCGCTCGGGATCGCGCGCTCGCCGCCGCGGAGGATGCGCTCGCAGTCCTCGTAGCGGTAGCTGTTTCGCAGCAGCTCGGCTTCGAGGAAGTACGACTCGGGGAACTTCGGGTACTTCTCGATCACGGCGGCGGTCTCCCGCTCTGCGCGCTTCCGGTCGCCAGTGCCCGCATCCTCGGTGGCGCCGTAGAACGACGCGAGGCCGGCGGCGTCGATCGTTCCCGCCTCGAGCTGCGGCAGGACGCGATAGATGTAGGTTGCGGCCTGCGTGTTGCGGCCGTCGATCTGGAGCGCCTCCGCGAGCTCCTGCTTCGCCTTCTTCGCATCGCCGCGGAACAGATCGATCACGCCCATGTTCCCGAGCAGGTAGGAGCGCGTGCGAAGGCCGCGAAACTCTCGCGCGGAGGCCTTGGCGTCGAGCAGCTTCGCGAAGCCCGCGTGCGCGTCGTCGAAGCGGCCCAGGCGGATCAGCGTGTGGGCGCGCTGCGCCGAGGCGATGAAGGCATCGGGAAGGTTCACCAGCGACGCGTCGAAGTCCGCGAGCGCCTCGTCGAAGCGGCCGAGCGCGTAGTAGACGAGCCCCCGGTCGAGCCGGTAGGAGGGGCTGCGCTCGAGCGAGGTGGAGAGCACGTCCAGCGACGCGAGCGCCTGCTCGAACTCGCCGCTCTTGTAGAAGCGCCGGCCGTCCTCCTGACACACGTTCGTGACGCAGCCCTTCTCGTTCACTCCGCTGCGCAGCTCGCCCTTCGCGGCCATCTCCCGACAGCGCGCGACGCAGCCGGGCTCGGCCGCTCCCGCCTGGAGCGCGGGAAACGCGAGTGCGAGTGCGAGTGCGAGTGCGGGAAGGAGGAGTCGAGTCACCGCCTGGCCGGCCGATCGAAGGGGTTGCGCCTCTCGATCGTCGCGTCGCGCTCCGGACCGACGCCGAGCAGATCCACGGGAACGCCGAGGGCGTCCTCGATCCATCGGACATAGTCGCGCGCCGCTTGAGGCAGGTCGTCGAGGCTGCGCGCGGACTCGATCGGCTCGCTCCAGCCGCGGAAGCTGCGGTAGATCGGCTCGCAGCGGCCGAGCGTGGTGATGCTCGCGGGGAACTCGCGGATCTCCTTGCCGGCCACGCGGTAGCCGACACAGGCGTGGATCTCCGGGAGTCCGGTCAGGATGTCGAGCTTCAGCAGCGCGATGCCCGTGATTCCGTTCACGCGCACGGCGTGCCGGAGCACGACCAGATCGAGCCAGCCGCAGCGTCGCTTGCGGCCCGTAGTGGCCCCGACCTCGCGGCCGACGGATCCCATGTGCTGCCCCGCGGCGCCGGTGTCCTCGGTCGGAAACGGCCCGCCACCGACGCGGGTGGTGTAGGCCTTGCTGATCCCGAGCACGGAGTCGATTCGCGTGGGACCGACTCCCGCGCCGGCGCAGGCGCCGCCGGCGAGCGTGGTCGACGACGTGACGAACGGGTACGTGCCGTGGTCTACATCGAGCAGTGTCCCCTGGGCTCCCTCGAGCAGGACCGAGCGCCCCTCGCGGAGCGCGCCGTCGAGCGTGACGCCAACGTCGTCGACGTAGGGTGCGAGCTTCTCGCCCCAGCGGACCGCGCGTTCCCAGACCTCGTCGAGGGGCTGCGCGGGCCAGCCGTAGAGCTTCTCGAGCAGGAAGCTGCGCTCGTAGTGCGCAAGCTCCAGGCGTTCGCGCAGTGTGTCGGGCTCGAGAAGATCGGAGATGCGCACGCCCGTGCGCGCGACCCGGCTCTCGTAGGCCGGGCCGATGCCGCGGCCGGTCGTGCCGATCGTGATCGTCTGGCGAGCTTCTTCGCGCGCGCGGTCGAGCGCTGAATGCACCGGAAGGATCACGTGCGCGCGATCCGAGATGCGGAAGCGCTCGCGCCCGACGGACACTCCCTTCGCCTGCAGCATCGCGATCTCGCCGAGGAGCACGTCGGCGTCTACGACGACGCCCGGCCCGATCAGATTCAGGGTCGAGGGTTGCAGGATTCCGGACGGGATCAGGTGCAAGATGGTCGTCTCGCCGTCGACGACGAGCGTGTGCCCGGCATTCGGACCGCCCTGGAACCGCACGACGAGGTCGGCGCGGCAGGCGAGCTGGTCCACGACCTTGCCCTTCCCTTCGTCACCCCACTGCGCGCCGACGCATACGACGTTCGGCATGGCCTAGACGACTCGCGCGCCGAGATCGAGCAGCAGCGCCGTCTCGATTCCCGGGAGAGCCCGAACGTCCGCGACGACCTTGCCCGACGGCGTCGGCTCGATCGAGAGCAGCTGCAGCGCCTCCGAGGTGGACGGGTGCAGGCCGAGCTGCATGCGCTTGATGTTGATCCCGGCATCGCCGAGCAGCGTTCCGACGTGACCGACCACGCCCGGGCGGTCCTGATTGCGGATCAGGAACGTCGGACCCTCGGGAATGGCTTCGAAGCGGAAGTCGTCGACGCGCACGATTCGCGGCTGGGTCCGGCCGAAGATCGTGCCCGCGATCAGATGCTCGACTCCGGCTCGCTCGCGAACCCGCACCGTCACCAGGCTGACGAAGTCCTCCGGCTCGGTGGACTTCGTCTCGATCACGCGGATCCCCTGCTTCTGGGCGATCACGGGCGCATTCACGTAGTTCACCTCGTCGCCGAACCACGGCGCGAGGACGCCGCGCAGAACGGCGATCGAGATCGGCTGGACGTTCAGACCGGCGATCTCGCCGGAATACTCGACCTCGATCTCGGCGACCCCGCCGGTCGCGACCTGGCCCTGGAAGAGCCCCAGCTTCTCGCCGAGCACGATGAAGGGGCGGAGCACCTCGAGGTCCTCGGCGGATACCGACGGCAGGTTCACCGCGTTCCGGACCACGCCGCGTTGCAGGTAGTCGCGCACCTGCTCCGCAACGGCGATTGCGACGTTGAGCTGCGCCGTTTCCGTGGCGGCGCCGAGGTGCGGCGTGAAGATCACCTCCTCGCACTGCAGCAGCGGGTGGTCCTTCGGCGGCGGCTCGACCTCGAACACGTCGAGAGCCGCACCCGCGCATTTTCCGCTCTCGATCGCCTCGAGAAGCGCCCGCTCGTCGACGATCCCTCCGC is a window from the Deltaproteobacteria bacterium genome containing:
- a CDS encoding adenylosuccinate synthase; the encoded protein is MPNVVCVGAQWGDEGKGKVVDQLACRADLVVRFQGGPNAGHTLVVDGETTILHLIPSGILQPSTLNLIGPGVVVDADVLLGEIAMLQAKGVSVGRERFRISDRAHVILPVHSALDRAREEARQTITIGTTGRGIGPAYESRVARTGVRISDLLEPDTLRERLELAHYERSFLLEKLYGWPAQPLDEVWERAVRWGEKLAPYVDDVGVTLDGALREGRSVLLEGAQGTLLDVDHGTYPFVTSSTTLAGGACAGAGVGPTRIDSVLGISKAYTTRVGGGPFPTEDTGAAGQHMGSVGREVGATTGRKRRCGWLDLVVLRHAVRVNGITGIALLKLDILTGLPEIHACVGYRVAGKEIREFPASITTLGRCEPIYRSFRGWSEPIESARSLDDLPQAARDYVRWIEDALGVPVDLLGVGPERDATIERRNPFDRPARR
- a CDS encoding phosphoglycerate dehydrogenase, with product MTRVLISDKLSDEGLAVLASAEGIEFDHKPGLSADELKRILPDYDGLIIRSGTKASADVIEAGKKLRVIGRAGIGVDNVDLSAATARGIIVMNTPEGNTITTAEHAIALMTSLARKIPQATASMRSGKWEKTRFNGKELFDQVLGVIGLGNIGSIVADRARGLRMRVIAFDPLVSEERAERLGVDLVPLDELIARSDVITVHVPLTESTRGLIGRDAFAKAKQGVLIINAARGGIVDERALLEAIESGKCAGAALDVFEVEPPPKDHPLLQCEEVIFTPHLGAATETAQLNVAIAVAEQVRDYLQRGVVRNAVNLPSVSAEDLEVLRPFIVLGEKLGLFQGQVATGGVAEIEVEYSGEIAGLNVQPISIAVLRGVLAPWFGDEVNYVNAPVIAQKQGIRVIETKSTEPEDFVSLVTVRVRERAGVEHLIAGTIFGRTQPRIVRVDDFRFEAIPEGPTFLIRNQDRPGVVGHVGTLLGDAGINIKRMQLGLHPSTSEALQLLSIEPTPSGKVVADVRALPGIETALLLDLGARVV